The Hyperthermus butylicus DSM 5456 genome includes a region encoding these proteins:
- a CDS encoding stage II sporulation protein M: MTSRGSSGRYSPALVYLAALLVFLAAAAAGSYYASVRPSDFFDYFMEVAKELPKAESVSVIYLHNLMLSLKLVAPYAVAKLILRRRARPLLVVLALVPLLVPAVNGFVLGGTLACPLIQAAVAPGCRPGSVSAVLVTASLILPHGVLEIPAMVALAAAPLAAEFARNGTRWAVLMAVAGAVLLLLAALVEVYVTMAVYEFAWGLLCG, from the coding sequence ATGACTAGCCGGGGTTCCAGCGGCAGGTATAGCCCGGCCCTAGTCTATCTTGCCGCTCTCCTAGTGTTTCTAGCCGCCGCTGCTGCTGGCAGCTACTATGCTTCTGTCCGGCCCTCTGACTTCTTCGACTACTTTATGGAGGTTGCTAAGGAGCTGCCGAAAGCCGAGAGTGTGTCGGTGATATACCTCCATAACCTTATGCTCTCGCTGAAGCTTGTTGCACCATATGCTGTTGCAAAGCTTATCCTTAGGCGGCGTGCTCGGCCGCTGCTCGTTGTGCTCGCCTTGGTGCCGCTGCTTGTGCCTGCTGTTAACGGGTTTGTGCTTGGCGGCACGCTTGCCTGCCCGTTAATTCAAGCTGCTGTTGCCCCTGGCTGTAGGCCAGGCAGTGTCTCGGCAGTCCTTGTAACGGCTTCGCTTATTCTTCCCCATGGTGTCCTGGAAATACCGGCTATGGTCGCGCTTGCTGCTGCTCCGCTGGCCGCGGAGTTTGCAAGGAATGGAACACGGTGGGCCGTGTTAATGGCTGTTGCTGGTGCTGTGCTCCTGCTACTAGCTGCGCTTGTTGAGGTCTACGTGACAATGGCTGTGTACGAGTTTGCTTGGGGGCTACTCTGCGGCTAG
- the thiC gene encoding phosphomethylpyrimidine synthase ThiC, translating into MLEARSGSVPEEVLEVARTEGVDPNKLRVRLAEGRVIIARNIKRQGRIRLVGVGEGLTTKVNVNIGVSTHVNDIEMEKEKARIAVQYGADTIMDLSVGENLDEVRRILMEASEPLPFGTVPTYQAYIEGVRKHGGMPDEDFFLQVLERHLRDGVDFMTIHAGITRELAERALKSNRIQPIVSRGGALLAAWMMETGSENPYYRNWDYILELFAEYDAVISLGDALRPGAIADALDELQILELINNARLVERAREKGVQVMVEGPGHVPINKIVADIRLMKSLTRGAPYYVLGPLVTDIGLGYDHIAAAIGAAIAAAEGADLICYLTPAEHLSLPNPEQVKEGLIAARIAAHAGDIVKLGRRVMEPDIKMSIHRARLEWNKMFKLSLDPERARRIYSQYGVQLPSCTMCGSYCAFLILNKYMEKTRR; encoded by the coding sequence ATGCTTGAGGCTCGTAGTGGGTCGGTGCCGGAGGAAGTTCTGGAGGTTGCTAGGACTGAGGGTGTGGATCCGAACAAGCTCCGGGTTAGGCTTGCTGAAGGCAGGGTGATTATTGCGAGGAATATCAAGCGGCAGGGCAGGATTAGGCTTGTTGGTGTTGGTGAGGGGCTTACAACGAAGGTTAACGTTAACATTGGTGTTAGCACCCATGTGAACGATATTGAAATGGAGAAGGAGAAGGCTAGGATAGCGGTTCAATATGGTGCCGACACGATTATGGATTTGAGTGTTGGTGAGAACCTCGACGAGGTTAGAAGAATCCTTATGGAGGCTTCGGAGCCTCTACCATTTGGCACTGTGCCAACGTACCAGGCTTATATTGAGGGCGTGAGAAAGCATGGGGGGATGCCCGACGAGGACTTCTTCCTCCAGGTTCTCGAGCGCCATCTACGGGACGGCGTGGACTTTATGACAATCCATGCCGGCATTACTAGGGAGCTGGCGGAGAGGGCGCTTAAGAGTAACCGTATACAGCCCATAGTTAGCCGTGGCGGTGCCCTGCTGGCGGCATGGATGATGGAAACCGGCAGCGAGAACCCCTACTACCGGAACTGGGACTACATACTAGAGCTGTTTGCAGAGTACGATGCCGTGATAAGTCTTGGTGATGCGCTGCGCCCTGGCGCTATAGCTGATGCGCTAGACGAGCTTCAGATCCTGGAGCTGATCAATAATGCACGGCTCGTGGAGAGGGCTCGGGAAAAGGGTGTACAGGTTATGGTTGAGGGACCTGGCCACGTGCCGATAAACAAAATCGTCGCTGATATAAGGCTTATGAAGAGCCTCACCAGGGGTGCCCCCTACTACGTGCTTGGCCCGCTTGTGACCGATATAGGGCTCGGCTACGACCACATAGCGGCAGCTATAGGCGCTGCAATAGCTGCTGCCGAGGGTGCCGACCTCATCTGCTACCTGACACCCGCCGAGCACCTAAGCCTCCCAAACCCGGAGCAGGTTAAGGAGGGCCTCATAGCAGCGAGAATAGCTGCGCACGCTGGTGACATAGTCAAGCTTGGCAGGAGGGTTATGGAGCCCGACATTAAGATGAGCATTCACCGTGCAAGGCTCGAGTGGAATAAGATGTTCAAGCTCTCGCTGGACCCGGAGAGGGCTAGGAGGATCTATAGCCAGTACGGCGTGCAGCTCCCATCGTGCACTATGTGTGGCAGCTACTGTGCTTTTCTCATCCTCAACAAGTACATGGAGAAGACCCGGAGGTGA
- a CDS encoding SDR family NAD(P)-dependent oxidoreductase, which yields MRVQGSVVLVTGSSRGIGRAVAVEAARRGAKGVVVNYVSRRDAAEETARLVKEAGAVPLVVRADVSVYEEARKLVEAAIEKWGRLDVVVNNAGILEPKLFEDMKPRDWQRMIEVHFYGALNVAHAAIPYMKRNGGGVIVNIASVLGLRPEPEASHYSAAKAALIAWTIAVAKELADYNIRVFAVAPGGVDTDMTRAWGDMDWVEEQIPLRRLAKPEEVAKIVLDAVENPYVSGDVLTISGGLL from the coding sequence TTGAGGGTTCAGGGCTCGGTTGTCCTGGTTACCGGTTCGAGCCGTGGCATAGGCAGAGCTGTAGCTGTCGAGGCTGCCCGCCGTGGTGCTAAGGGCGTAGTTGTCAACTATGTTTCGCGCAGGGATGCAGCCGAGGAGACTGCTAGGCTCGTGAAGGAGGCTGGCGCGGTGCCCCTCGTGGTGAGAGCTGACGTATCAGTGTACGAGGAGGCTCGGAAGCTTGTAGAAGCAGCTATCGAGAAGTGGGGCCGCCTAGACGTAGTGGTGAATAATGCCGGTATCCTTGAGCCGAAGCTGTTTGAGGACATGAAGCCTAGGGACTGGCAGCGCATGATAGAGGTACACTTCTATGGAGCGCTTAATGTTGCCCACGCAGCAATACCCTACATGAAGAGGAATGGCGGTGGAGTAATAGTCAATATTGCATCGGTGCTGGGGCTCCGGCCGGAGCCCGAGGCATCCCACTACTCGGCGGCAAAAGCAGCGTTAATCGCGTGGACTATCGCTGTCGCCAAGGAGCTTGCAGACTACAACATAAGAGTTTTCGCGGTAGCGCCGGGCGGCGTGGATACAGACATGACGCGGGCCTGGGGCGACATGGACTGGGTTGAGGAGCAAATCCCTCTGCGGAGACTGGCAAAGCCCGAGGAGGTGGCGAAAATAGTTCTCGACGCAGTGGAGAACCCCTACGTGTCCGGGGACGTGCTAACCATTAGCGGCGGCCTCCTCTAA
- a CDS encoding PH domain-containing protein produces the protein MAYSDTVLRIALSMVATPIVVVVIALTGLPPCPPAAVAFAAGLGLLVVVLPALLVFLPRICRVRASLDIDTLHVDMGSCGVIEIPLDAIRSVRVVDKVVPVWRLAGTSLPGFYSGLFEVKGYGRAYIYAERLENLLALELANGRTVFVGGNAPELADKLEGLVAGSSRIDAENAPRLQRERARIMLLALAAVVVMGAVLGAIAYAALPDKVPVDYGSNWEPEEWGSKTSLLAIYYAIVGGSAAVAAILLVAKRDPTVTLIMLPTVAGLILLGAALLFAAPCYAMQ, from the coding sequence TTGGCATACTCTGATACGGTTTTACGCATAGCCCTGAGCATGGTTGCAACCCCGATCGTCGTTGTTGTTATCGCCCTTACAGGGTTGCCGCCTTGCCCGCCTGCAGCTGTAGCCTTCGCTGCTGGGCTTGGGCTTTTAGTGGTGGTATTGCCGGCTCTGCTTGTGTTCCTGCCGAGAATCTGTAGGGTAAGAGCGAGCCTGGATATTGACACGCTCCACGTAGATATGGGGTCTTGTGGTGTGATAGAGATACCGCTTGATGCCATTAGATCTGTACGCGTTGTTGATAAGGTGGTGCCGGTGTGGAGGCTTGCCGGAACATCGTTGCCAGGCTTCTACTCGGGGCTCTTCGAGGTCAAGGGGTATGGTAGGGCCTACATATACGCTGAGAGGCTGGAGAACCTGCTAGCCCTAGAGCTAGCTAACGGTAGGACAGTCTTCGTTGGTGGTAACGCGCCAGAGCTAGCGGATAAACTTGAGGGTCTTGTGGCTGGCTCTTCCAGAATTGATGCAGAGAATGCGCCGAGGCTGCAGAGGGAGAGGGCGAGGATAATGCTGCTAGCACTGGCAGCCGTGGTGGTTATGGGGGCTGTGCTCGGCGCTATAGCCTATGCAGCCCTCCCGGACAAGGTCCCGGTAGACTATGGCAGCAACTGGGAGCCAGAGGAGTGGGGCAGCAAAACCAGCCTCCTAGCGATATACTATGCCATTGTTGGAGGCAGCGCAGCAGTCGCGGCTATCCTGCTGGTAGCAAAACGGGATCCTACAGTAACGCTCATAATGTTGCCGACAGTAGCTGGCTTAATACTGCTCGGTGCAGCATTACTCTTTGCAGCCCCATGCTACGCCATGCAGTAG